CTAGTACACCATCATTTCCTCAATAGCGGTAGCAAGCTCCTCAGATGTCACTTGGCGCTGGCTGCCGGGACCGGCCAGAAACTGCTCGATGCCGATCTGCTTGTCTCGAAACTGGCGCACGAAATCGCGAATTTCTTCCAAGGTATCGACCTCCTCCTGTCCCATCTCGAGGAAGGCGTCTATAAAATTGATGCCTTCCTTGCGAGCGCGGCGGTAGTGCTTGACAAGCTCACCCTCGGGCGTTTGCCGCAAGTAGCGAACCTCGCCCTTGATTTCTTCGTATTGATGCCTGAGGGCTTCGTTATCCTGCAACAAACGCTCGTAGCGCTTTTCGCTGTCGCTGCGATCGCTATCGCCAACCGAAGCAGACCCATCGGCGTGATACTGACGCTCGATTTCTAACAGGCGTGCGAAGTCGCCCTCCCGGTAGGCCTGGTTGATCTGCTTCATAATTTCGGAGTTATTGGCCTTGAGCTCGCTATCGGTCACCATGTCAGGGTGGAAGGCCCCTGCCAATCGCAAAAATGTCTGGCGCATGTTCTGCGGTTGTTGGCTCTCGGGCGCACTAGACTCCGAGTCCGCATTTTGCGCTGCAGAATCTTGGTGCGCCGTCTCCGCTTGCGCTCGATCGGTTTCGCCATCGGGCATGGAGGCATCTAGCCCTTCAGTAGCGGCATCGCCCGCTAGCGAACGCGCGCTAATCGCACCCGATAGTTGCAACCCCTCGTAAATCTGTCGAATTCGTTCGCGACTCTTTTTGCCGAATTTGCGGGTGGCGAAAACTTCCTCAAAGAGTTCGTGAATTTCGCTATCTAGTTCGGTTAGCTGTTGCAGTATGGGCGCCCCCTGACGCGAAACCTCCGTTGCAATCTCGCGCATTTGCTCGACAAGGTTCGTGAGCTCGGTTCGCTTGCTCCCAATCTGCCTAAGCAGCCATTGGCGTTCCTGTTGCAGTTTTTCGATTTTTTCGTGCAGCGGAGAAACCGCTAGCTCGCTAGTCTTGCGGTTGCTATCCCCCTTAGGCGCAGAAGCGGCAGGCGATTTTCCTTTGGGAGGCTGTTTGCGAGGTGCCATGGCTCAACGCTCGGCGTGGACGTAGTCGACAAAGCGAAACTGCGGTTCCAGGCGGTACTTAAGCCCGACCCAGGCGGCCGCGCAAAGGCTGGTGATCGCCGCTAGGGGCAACCCTGCCTGCAGGCGGTAAGTATCCGGCAGCAGCGCGATCGCCACAACCAGCAGTGCGGCGCCCGCTAACGCGGCTGCCTGCAGCTGCTCGATGCGCGCGAGCGCCCCCTGGCAGCTGCGGCAGTGCTGGGTGTGCTGGCGGTAGCGATCCAGCAAAACCTCGCGCCGCCCCTCCGGAATCGAGGGCTGCGATGGTTCGATGCCCGCAGCTTCCCAGGGAAGCCGCCCCTGGCAGTGGCGATCGAACCACTGGCGGAACGCCACAACCAAGCGATCGGCCTGGGTGGGCATGGTGTAAGCACTCTGCCAGCGATCAGCCTGCCCGAGGGCAGCCTCCTGGTGGTGCAGCAGGATCATGTCCCCATCCAGCACTTGGTTGCGCGTGCGAACGTGCTCCCACCAGCGGGGCGTGAGGCGGTGCGCCCGGTAGGCAAAATTGCGCGCAAACTGCGCCACAATTCGCGATCGGCCGGGGGCAACGGGAAGGCAGTAGGTAATCAATCCGATGCGCTTGCCCGAGTTCCCCAACTGCGTGGCGTACTCCAACCGGCAGGGGGGCTCGAAGGTGATGGTGGCGGGAAAGCTGCGCTTGAGCTCGGCCACGATGCGCTCGGGTCCCGATTCGGCAATCTCGACCTGCAGCGGCGACGCGCGGTTGCGATCCCCTTGCACGCCGTGGTGGGCAAAGGGCACGTGGCTGGGATCGGCCACGTTCTCCACCAGCGTCTGCCAGTCGTAGGCCAGATCCCGCACGAAAGAAGACCAGACAAAGCCCTGCGACGTGTCGATTTGCGGCGAGAGCGGTAGCGGCGTCCGAGCGGCTAGCTCGGGCGAGTCTGGATCGGGCCAGACCCAAAGCAGGTCGTTGGCCTCGCAGCTGGGCAGCACTCTCGCCTGCAGCCGCTCGGGGTGGCGCTCGAGCAGTTGCGGATCCTCGGCTTGGGGAACGGCCGTACAAGCGCCGTTGGTGTCAAAGCGCCAACCGTGGTAGCAGCACTCCAGCTGCCCGCCCTCGATCCGGCCTTCACTGAGGGGGGCCAGGCGGTGCGGGCAGCAATCGATAAAGGCGCGATAGGACGATGCCTCGTCCGGTTTCCAGATGGCCAGCGGCATCCCCAACAGCCGGGCGGCTATGGGGCGATCCGGGACGAGATCCGCAACCGGTAGGATGGGATACCAGTGCTGAAAGAAATTGAAATCGGCCGACATGGCAACGCCTGAGCCCGCTTGCTTCCATTGTGGGGTGTTGCGGTAGCAGCTCGGCTGCATTGAGGCTCTCGCGCTCGAGGAAAGCCCGTTGGATCCGTACCGATCTGCCATTGCCCCACTGCTGTTTTCTGGGCTGCGCGCCGATCCGGAATGGCTGCACCGGCAGAGCTTGCGGCAGTTGCACCGCTTGGCCGCCGCCGCTGAATGCCCGCCGGCAAGTTGGATCCACAGCCAGCTCGAGCGGACCTTCCGCGTGGATGACGGGCGCTTGGCCCAAACGCTTTGGGGGCTGCGGTTTCCCAATCCCATTGGGCTGGCCGCCGGCTTGGACAAAGACGGCGTGGCGGCCGGCCTCTGGGGGGCCCTGGGGTTTGGCTTTGCCGAGCTGGGCACGGTGACCCAGCACCCACAGCCAGGCAACCCGCGCCCGCGCTTGTTTCGGCTACCGCGTGATCGCGCCGCGCTCAACCGCATGGGATTCCCCAATCATGGCAGCGCGGCCTTGCGCCAGCAGCTGCAATCCCAGCAGCGCGCGCCTTATCTGCCCTGGGGAATTAATTTGGGCAAATCCCGGGCAACGCCGCTGGCTGAGGCCGCAGCCGATTACGCTGCCAGCTTCCGGGCGCTGCGGGAGGTGGGAGACTACTTTGTCGTCAACGTCAGCTCGCCCAACACGCCCGAG
The DNA window shown above is from Cyanobacteria bacterium QS_8_64_29 and carries:
- a CDS encoding pheophorbide a oxygenase, with protein sequence MSADFNFFQHWYPILPVADLVPDRPIAARLLGMPLAIWKPDEASSYRAFIDCCPHRLAPLSEGRIEGGQLECCYHGWRFDTNGACTAVPQAEDPQLLERHPERLQARVLPSCEANDLLWVWPDPDSPELAARTPLPLSPQIDTSQGFVWSSFVRDLAYDWQTLVENVADPSHVPFAHHGVQGDRNRASPLQVEIAESGPERIVAELKRSFPATITFEPPCRLEYATQLGNSGKRIGLITYCLPVAPGRSRIVAQFARNFAYRAHRLTPRWWEHVRTRNQVLDGDMILLHHQEAALGQADRWQSAYTMPTQADRLVVAFRQWFDRHCQGRLPWEAAGIEPSQPSIPEGRREVLLDRYRQHTQHCRSCQGALARIEQLQAAALAGAALLVVAIALLPDTYRLQAGLPLAAITSLCAAAWVGLKYRLEPQFRFVDYVHAER
- a CDS encoding dihydroorotate dehydrogenase (quinone); its protein translation is MDPYRSAIAPLLFSGLRADPEWLHRQSLRQLHRLAAAAECPPASWIHSQLERTFRVDDGRLAQTLWGLRFPNPIGLAAGLDKDGVAAGLWGALGFGFAELGTVTQHPQPGNPRPRLFRLPRDRAALNRMGFPNHGSAALRQQLQSQQRAPYLPWGINLGKSRATPLAEAAADYAASFRALREVGDYFVVNVSSPNTPELRSLQAADRLGAILKALQAENQRQKPLLVKLAPDADWDAMRQAVDLARSYDLAGFVATNTTTRRDGLRTQTLPGTSNLLTAEPGGISGAPLRDRATETIRFLWHQTRGELPIIGVGGVFSAEDAWAKISAGASLVQVYTGWIYEGPWQLPRISTGLLGKLDANGYATIPQAVGNEPSLCSYG